The Phoenix dactylifera cultivar Barhee BC4 chromosome 15, palm_55x_up_171113_PBpolish2nd_filt_p, whole genome shotgun sequence genome contains a region encoding:
- the LOC120113236 gene encoding expansin-A23-like, whose protein sequence is MGLAIACVACMAMFLMASGVASQNGWDNAFATFYGDMSGKETMQGACGYGDLFKQGYGLKTAALSTALFNDGLTCGACFQLQCVNDPRWCAPGTITITATNFCPPNASKPGNNGGWCNPPRKHFDLSMPMFTKITKDYHAGIVPVRFRRVPCIKKGGVRFEIKGKPDWILVLVYNVGGAGDVKAMQVKGSRTGWITMTRNWGQNWQTRRHLLGQSLSFRVTTSDGKMVQSDDVAPANWKFGQVFEGKQF, encoded by the exons atgggtTTGGCTATTGCTTGCGTTGCATGCATGGCTATGTTTCTGATGGCCTCTGGGGTGGCCTCCCAAAATGGATGGGATAACGCTTTTGCGACGTTTTATGGTGACATGAGCGGCAAAGAAACCATGC AGGGAGCATGCGGCTACGGCGACCTCTTCAAGCAAGGCTACGGCCTCAAGACGGCGGCACTGAGCACGGCCCTCTTCAACGATGGCCTCACATGCGGTGCATGCTTCCAGCTCCAGTGCGTCAACGATCCCCGGTGGTGCGCGCCGGGGACCATCACCATCACCGCCACCAACTTCTGCCCCCCGAATGCTTCCAAGCCGGGCAACAATGGCGGTTGGTGCAATCCTCCTCGCAAGCACTTCGATCTCTCGATGCCGATGTTCACAAAGATCACCAAGGACTACCACGCCGGGATCGTCCCGGTGCGGTTCCGAAGGGTCCCATGCATCAAGAAAGGTGGCGTAAGGTTCGAGATCAAGGGCAAACCAGACTGGATCTTGGTGTTGGTGTATAACGTGGGAGGGGCCGGGGACGTGAAAGCCATGCAGGTGAAGGGGTCGAGAACCGGGTGGATAACCATGACCAGGAACTGGGGCCAAAACTGGCAGACTCGACGGCACTTGCTCGGGCAAAGCCTGTCATTTCGAGTGACAACGAGCGATGGAAAGATGGTGCAGTCCGATGACGTGGCTCCTGCGAACTGGAAATTTGGCCAGGTATTTGAGGGGAAGCAATTCTAG